In one Alkalinema sp. FACHB-956 genomic region, the following are encoded:
- a CDS encoding CHAT domain-containing protein, translating to MGSSDIPCLNLAIDRLRATGANHFAIHVIHAPYRAGYVLHDGLWSESLSQVWTSWQEMFAVRSVPTVPFVSEAGLPPSKPPVMETGTAPSGQAVPYSVRLMQTLGINLWQWLFTGPIQTCLSQSQGIAMGQNKPLRLRLDIRDPDLIAVPWEIMQSQAGKPAISLGQQVLFSRTTSDVEDLPLLRTEQMLNVLLVLGQDSAPNLDLNPGSAFSDVTQQHLEPDDRLKLDQEAEALSRVLRNSSRFGNAALCNVDVLVQPSPAELIARLETQQYNVLFYAGHGIPAPDGGLLFLRSDMAMNGTELAQVLRRGRVKLAVFNACWGAQPDHQGGQTIPRSSLAEVLLHHGVPAVLAMRDSITDQEALAFIQAFSQALAERLSIDQAMAVARQNLLTLFKFNQQAWTLPVLYMHPEFDGELIKPLDESLTQIPSNPSQFGRKMPIASLRSLITSRMWTIRGGLMRVGISEDNDLVLRGEPGVSRKHAEIFCRNAFNGDEALTYHLRDFSRYGTWVLGSQGWQKINHQEVQLYPGTQLKFGGSQNSVLEFVVTDPEGAEWTY from the coding sequence ATGGGTTCTTCGGACATTCCCTGTCTCAATTTGGCCATCGATCGTCTGCGGGCGACGGGGGCAAATCACTTTGCGATCCATGTTATCCATGCCCCCTACCGGGCGGGATACGTTTTGCATGATGGTCTGTGGTCGGAGTCGCTTTCCCAGGTTTGGACTTCTTGGCAGGAAATGTTTGCGGTGCGATCGGTGCCGACGGTGCCCTTCGTCTCGGAAGCGGGACTGCCCCCCTCCAAACCCCCAGTCATGGAAACGGGGACGGCACCCTCTGGACAGGCGGTTCCCTATAGTGTGCGATTGATGCAAACTTTAGGGATTAATCTATGGCAATGGCTGTTTACTGGGCCGATCCAGACTTGTCTCAGTCAGAGTCAAGGGATTGCCATGGGCCAAAATAAGCCGTTACGGCTGCGGTTGGATATTCGGGATCCCGATTTGATTGCGGTGCCCTGGGAAATTATGCAAAGTCAGGCGGGTAAGCCCGCGATTTCCCTTGGCCAACAGGTTTTGTTCAGCCGGACAACCAGTGATGTGGAAGATTTGCCGCTGCTGCGAACGGAGCAGATGCTGAATGTGTTGCTGGTGTTGGGCCAAGATTCTGCGCCTAATCTTGATCTGAATCCTGGATCAGCGTTTAGTGACGTGACGCAGCAACATCTGGAACCCGACGATCGCCTGAAGTTGGATCAAGAGGCAGAAGCCCTCTCGCGGGTGTTGCGTAACTCGAGTCGCTTTGGCAATGCGGCACTCTGTAATGTGGATGTGTTGGTGCAACCGTCGCCCGCAGAATTGATTGCCCGCTTGGAAACGCAGCAATACAATGTTCTGTTCTATGCAGGCCATGGGATTCCGGCTCCCGATGGGGGACTCTTGTTCCTGCGATCGGATATGGCGATGAATGGTACGGAATTGGCGCAGGTATTGCGACGGGGGCGGGTCAAGCTGGCGGTGTTTAATGCTTGCTGGGGTGCGCAACCCGATCACCAGGGGGGCCAGACGATCCCCCGCAGCAGTTTGGCGGAGGTGTTGCTGCACCATGGAGTTCCGGCTGTACTCGCGATGCGGGATTCGATTACGGATCAGGAAGCGTTGGCATTTATTCAAGCATTTTCCCAGGCGTTGGCGGAACGGTTGTCGATCGACCAGGCGATGGCGGTGGCGCGGCAGAATTTGCTGACGTTGTTTAAGTTTAATCAGCAGGCTTGGACGTTGCCGGTGCTCTACATGCATCCGGAGTTTGATGGGGAGTTGATTAAACCCTTAGATGAAAGTTTGACGCAAATCCCTAGTAATCCGAGCCAATTTGGTCGCAAGATGCCGATCGCCTCACTGCGATCGTTAATCACCTCGCGGATGTGGACGATTCGGGGTGGGCTGATGCGGGTGGGCATTAGCGAAGATAATGATCTGGTACTGCGGGGAGAACCGGGGGTGTCTCGAAAACATGCCGAAATTTTCTGCCGCAATGCCTTTAATGGAGATGAAGCGCTGACCTATCATTTGCGGGATTTTTCGCGCTATGGCACTTGGGTCTTGGGATCGCAGGGCTGGCAAAAGATTAATCACCAAGAGGTGCAGCTTTACCCTGGAACGCAACTCAAGTTTGGGGGATCGCAAAATTCAGTCTTGGAGTTTGTCGTGACCGATCCGGAGGGGGCTGAGTGGACGTACTAG
- a CDS encoding response regulator transcription factor, translated as MAESDSQAQAPLSDRELQVIELVAAGLTNQEIAEKLDISKRTVDNHISNILTKTETENRVALVRWALQWGKVCLDEVNCCTLPAYKQGEGA; from the coding sequence ATGGCAGAAAGTGATTCTCAAGCTCAAGCCCCGCTATCCGATCGAGAACTTCAGGTCATTGAGCTGGTAGCGGCTGGTTTGACCAATCAGGAGATTGCTGAAAAGCTGGATATCAGCAAGCGCACCGTAGACAACCACATTAGCAATATTCTGACAAAAACCGAGACCGAGAACCGAGTTGCTTTGGTTCGGTGGGCATTGCAATGGGGCAAAGTTTGTCTAGATGAGGTGAACTGCTGCACGTTACCAGCCTATAAACAGGGAGAAGGGGCTTAG
- a CDS encoding phosphodiester glycosidase family protein, which translates to MVKSGAPGPSDPTIVRYSTRTIAGAIVHVVEVPAGRGWVVSPAVAETVQPIEDFVKQQPGAIAAINAGFFDPENQGSTSFVMRGRRWVADPRQNRRLMENPALQPYLPQILDRSELRRYVCNAETRYEIVRHGAAVPAGCELVEAIGAGPQLLPQLTATEEGFWVERQGQVIHDPIGVEAQNARSAIGLAADGRVWLVMVAQGAPAGGLSLRSLAEVLRSLGADRALNLDGGTSSALYFQGRKFEGKLDENGRSASRPVKSVLLVKPEND; encoded by the coding sequence ATGGTGAAGTCTGGTGCTCCTGGGCCGAGTGATCCAACGATCGTGCGGTATTCTACACGGACGATCGCGGGGGCGATCGTGCATGTGGTGGAGGTTCCGGCGGGTCGAGGCTGGGTGGTCAGTCCGGCGGTGGCGGAGACGGTGCAGCCGATCGAAGATTTTGTGAAGCAGCAACCAGGGGCGATCGCGGCGATTAATGCGGGGTTTTTTGATCCGGAGAATCAGGGTTCGACTTCGTTTGTCATGCGGGGTCGGCGGTGGGTGGCCGATCCGAGGCAGAATCGGCGGTTGATGGAGAATCCGGCGTTGCAACCCTATTTGCCGCAAATTCTCGATCGCAGTGAGTTGCGGCGCTATGTCTGCAATGCTGAGACGCGCTATGAGATTGTGCGCCATGGGGCGGCGGTTCCGGCAGGGTGCGAGCTGGTGGAGGCGATCGGGGCGGGGCCGCAGTTGTTACCGCAGTTGACGGCGACGGAAGAAGGCTTTTGGGTGGAGCGGCAGGGACAGGTGATTCACGATCCGATCGGGGTTGAGGCTCAGAATGCGCGCAGTGCGATCGGGTTGGCTGCGGATGGCAGGGTCTGGTTGGTGATGGTGGCGCAGGGGGCTCCAGCGGGCGGCTTGTCGTTGCGATCGTTGGCGGAGGTGCTGCGATCGTTGGGGGCCGATCGGGCGTTGAATTTGGATGGGGGCACGTCATCGGCGCTCTATTTTCAAGGCCGGAAGTTTGAAGGGAAATTGGATGAAAATGGGCGATCGGCCAGTCGGCCAGTGAAGTCGGTTCTGTTAGTTAAGCCGGAGAATGATTAG
- the hisS gene encoding histidine--tRNA ligase, with protein MGSIQAIRGTRDILPDEVSTWQFVEATAREILNRAAFREIRTPIFEQTDLFARGMGEATDVVSKEMYTFLDRGERSLTLRPEGTAGAVRSYIEHGLQAQGGPQRLWYVGPMFRYERPQAGRQRQFHQLGLELLGSGDERADVEAIAVATDILQALGLKDLKFDLNSIGDGTDRQAFRSALVDYLTPYKTDLDPDSQDRLNRNPLRILDSKDQNTQRILDGAPSILDHLSPASKARFDRVQQLLADLGIACKVNPRLVRGLDYYTHTVFEIQSDDLGAQATVCAGGRYDGLVAELGGPETPAVGWAMGLERLILLLQKVQAAPIVKTDFYLVSRGEKAEAQALRIAQQLRQAGFKAELDLSGSAFGKQFKRADRSGAAACLILGDAEAEKRTVQLKWLTTGDQSEIQQADIAQYCDDWRRLMAQGTM; from the coding sequence ATGGGTTCTATTCAGGCAATTCGCGGGACACGAGACATTCTGCCCGACGAGGTCAGCACTTGGCAGTTTGTGGAAGCAACGGCGCGGGAGATTCTCAACCGTGCGGCTTTTCGGGAAATTCGCACCCCCATTTTTGAGCAGACGGATTTGTTTGCGCGGGGGATGGGAGAAGCCACCGATGTTGTCAGTAAGGAAATGTATACCTTCCTCGATCGGGGGGAGCGATCGTTAACCCTGCGTCCGGAGGGAACGGCGGGGGCGGTGCGATCGTACATTGAGCATGGGTTACAGGCTCAGGGTGGCCCGCAACGGCTGTGGTATGTGGGGCCGATGTTCCGCTACGAACGACCCCAGGCTGGACGGCAGCGGCAGTTCCACCAGCTGGGCTTGGAGTTGCTCGGTAGTGGCGATGAGCGGGCGGATGTGGAAGCGATCGCGGTCGCGACCGATATCCTGCAAGCCTTGGGACTGAAGGATTTGAAGTTTGATTTAAATTCCATTGGCGACGGGACCGATCGTCAAGCCTTTCGATCGGCGCTGGTGGACTATCTAACGCCCTACAAAACTGACTTGGATCCGGATTCCCAGGATCGCCTGAACCGCAATCCCCTGCGCATTTTGGACTCCAAGGATCAAAACACCCAGCGCATTCTGGATGGCGCACCCAGCATTTTGGATCACCTGAGCCCAGCGTCTAAAGCCCGCTTCGATCGGGTGCAGCAACTGTTGGCGGATTTGGGCATTGCTTGTAAGGTCAATCCTCGGCTCGTGCGGGGTCTGGACTACTACACCCACACGGTGTTTGAAATCCAGTCCGATGATTTGGGAGCCCAGGCTACGGTCTGTGCGGGGGGACGCTATGACGGTCTGGTGGCAGAGTTGGGCGGCCCAGAAACGCCAGCGGTGGGCTGGGCCATGGGCTTGGAGCGGTTGATTTTACTACTGCAAAAGGTGCAAGCGGCTCCGATCGTCAAAACGGATTTCTACCTCGTCTCCCGAGGGGAAAAGGCGGAGGCGCAGGCGTTACGCATTGCCCAACAACTGCGACAGGCAGGGTTTAAGGCGGAACTGGATCTCAGTGGCAGTGCCTTTGGCAAACAGTTCAAGCGAGCCGATCGATCGGGGGCAGCGGCCTGTCTGATTTTGGGAGATGCGGAAGCGGAGAAGCGCACCGTGCAGCTCAAGTGGTTGACCACGGGCGATCAAAGCGAAATCCAGCAGGCGGATATTGCCCAGTACTGTGACGATTGGCGGCGACTGATGGCCCAGGGCACGATGTAA
- a CDS encoding zinc ribbon domain-containing protein, producing the protein MPYLCELNNGQRIYLENHGQQTTMTIAASQPGQQQQSGTSFTTGAWVAPPEAFQFSNGVVIKLRTEQGELAIQVQGSSAAMVQGFPAGSQGQALQMQQTATMPGMQPMPEMKSMPEMKSMPEMKSMQPMQPLRMGDMQMSLNPMEMRMGNMEMKMGTPTVSSAAASSVASSNVSNVSSNVSSNVSSNVVSGSNSTVVPNARRFCTQCGNAVQATDRFCASCGHQLS; encoded by the coding sequence ATGCCGTATCTCTGTGAATTAAATAACGGGCAACGAATTTATCTCGAGAATCATGGTCAGCAGACGACCATGACGATCGCTGCTTCCCAGCCCGGTCAGCAACAGCAATCGGGGACTAGTTTTACCACCGGAGCCTGGGTCGCGCCGCCGGAAGCGTTTCAATTCTCGAATGGCGTGGTGATTAAACTGCGGACAGAGCAGGGCGAACTCGCGATCCAAGTGCAGGGATCGAGTGCAGCTATGGTGCAAGGTTTTCCGGCGGGTAGCCAGGGGCAGGCGCTGCAAATGCAACAGACCGCAACTATGCCGGGAATGCAGCCCATGCCAGAAATGAAATCTATGCCAGAAATGAAATCTATGCCAGAAATGAAATCTATGCAACCGATGCAGCCCCTGCGGATGGGGGATATGCAGATGAGCCTGAATCCGATGGAAATGCGAATGGGGAATATGGAAATGAAAATGGGCACTCCAACTGTGTCTTCGGCAGCGGCTTCTAGTGTTGCTTCTAGCAATGTATCAAATGTAAGTTCTAACGTTAGTTCTAATGTTAGTTCTAATGTTGTTTCTGGTAGTAATTCTACCGTGGTTCCTAATGCTAGGCGATTTTGTACACAGTGTGGGAATGCGGTTCAAGCCACCGATCGCTTCTGTGCCAGTTGTGGTCATCAGTTGAGCTAG
- a CDS encoding photosystem I reaction center protein subunit XI: protein MAQFVKAYNDDPFVGHLSTPVSDSDFTRAFIGNLPAYRKGLSPLLRGLEVGMAHGYFIVGPWTKLGPLRDSDLAAFGGLVSAMGLIIIATMALSAHGLARFQNDDSGSSSELQSAQGWSKFSGGFFIGAMGGAFCAYLLLANIGTIDDILKGVVNY from the coding sequence ATGGCTCAATTTGTCAAGGCTTACAACGACGATCCCTTCGTTGGGCACCTCTCCACGCCCGTCAGCGACTCCGATTTTACCCGCGCGTTTATCGGAAACCTGCCCGCTTACCGTAAGGGGCTGTCTCCGCTGCTGCGTGGTCTCGAAGTTGGGATGGCACACGGCTATTTCATCGTAGGACCCTGGACGAAGCTTGGTCCCCTGCGCGACTCTGATTTGGCTGCTTTTGGTGGTCTGGTGAGTGCAATGGGTCTCATTATTATTGCCACGATGGCTCTATCTGCCCATGGGTTGGCTCGTTTCCAGAATGATGACTCTGGTAGCTCCAGTGAACTGCAAAGTGCCCAAGGTTGGAGTAAGTTCTCCGGTGGATTCTTCATCGGTGCAATGGGTGGTGCATTCTGTGCTTATCTGCTGTTGGCCAACATTGGCACGATCGATGACATCCTGAAGGGCGTAGTGAACTACTAA
- a CDS encoding FAD-dependent oxidoreductase encodes MKQHPVVVIGAGPAGLTAAYELVKNGVKPLVLERSDQVGGIARTEVYKGYRFDIGGHRFFTKVDVVNQLWQEVMGDEFIKVPRLSRIYYNGDFFNYPLELLDTLGNLGIRESAKILLSYLKVKARPIKAEATLEDWVTNRFGRRLFRTFFKTYTEKVWGIECDKIEADWAAQRIKGLSLRTAVMNAIFKVNNTKTLIKEFDYPRLGPGQMWERFQQAIEARGGQVAMNTGVVQINRKGNRICSITTRQAGETLEIPAEQFISSMPVTALVQRLNPPAPPEVLEAARSLNYRAFIIVPIVIDRADLFPDNWIYIHSPQVKVGRIQNFKNWSPAMVPDPSKTCLGMEYFCSEGDALWEMSDTELLDLATREVAALGLAPVEAVEDGTVIRQPKAYPVYDRDYRQHLQVIQNFLGTIENLQTIGRNGMHRYNNQDHSMLTAVLAARNLFGESHDLWEVNTERSYHESFTQADWQAKKQQQRTTAAARSNPLLVN; translated from the coding sequence GTGAAGCAACATCCTGTGGTGGTGATTGGGGCTGGCCCCGCTGGGCTGACTGCGGCCTATGAATTGGTGAAAAACGGTGTGAAGCCGTTGGTACTGGAGCGATCGGATCAGGTGGGTGGGATTGCCCGCACGGAGGTTTACAAGGGCTATCGCTTTGATATTGGCGGCCATCGCTTTTTTACGAAGGTGGATGTGGTCAATCAACTGTGGCAAGAGGTCATGGGGGATGAGTTCATCAAGGTGCCCCGTCTGTCGCGGATTTACTACAATGGCGACTTTTTTAACTATCCCTTGGAATTGTTGGATACGTTGGGCAATTTAGGGATTCGTGAGAGTGCCAAAATTCTGCTGAGTTATCTCAAAGTGAAAGCCCGTCCGATTAAGGCGGAAGCGACGTTGGAAGATTGGGTCACCAACCGCTTTGGGCGTCGGTTATTCCGCACGTTTTTTAAAACCTATACGGAAAAAGTGTGGGGCATTGAATGCGACAAAATTGAGGCGGATTGGGCAGCGCAACGGATTAAGGGGCTATCTTTGCGTACGGCGGTGATGAATGCCATTTTCAAGGTCAATAATACGAAGACCTTGATTAAGGAATTTGATTATCCTCGCTTGGGGCCGGGGCAAATGTGGGAGCGCTTCCAGCAGGCGATCGAAGCGCGGGGTGGCCAGGTGGCGATGAATACGGGGGTCGTGCAGATCAACCGTAAGGGTAATCGCATTTGCAGCATTACGACGCGCCAAGCTGGGGAAACGCTGGAGATTCCGGCGGAACAGTTTATTTCCAGTATGCCAGTGACGGCCTTGGTGCAGCGGTTGAATCCGCCTGCGCCACCGGAGGTGTTGGAAGCGGCTCGATCGCTGAACTACCGTGCTTTTATTATTGTTCCGATCGTGATCGATCGGGCGGATCTGTTCCCGGATAACTGGATTTATATCCACAGCCCGCAGGTGAAGGTGGGGCGGATTCAGAATTTTAAAAATTGGAGTCCGGCAATGGTGCCCGATCCGAGTAAGACCTGTTTGGGCATGGAGTATTTCTGTTCTGAGGGCGATGCTCTGTGGGAAATGTCCGACACGGAGTTGCTGGATTTGGCGACCCGTGAGGTGGCAGCGTTGGGCTTGGCTCCGGTGGAAGCGGTGGAGGATGGAACGGTGATCCGGCAACCGAAGGCGTATCCGGTCTACGATCGCGACTATCGCCAGCATTTGCAGGTGATTCAAAACTTTCTCGGCACGATCGAAAATCTGCAAACGATCGGGCGCAATGGCATGCACCGTTACAACAATCAGGATCATTCCATGCTGACGGCGGTGTTGGCGGCGCGGAACCTGTTTGGCGAATCCCATGACCTGTGGGAGGTGAACACGGAGCGGTCTTACCATGAGTCGTTTACCCAGGCAGATTGGCAGGCTAAGAAGCAACAACAACGGACAACGGCAGCGGCTCGATCGAATCCTTTACTGGTCAATTAA
- a CDS encoding protein phosphatase 2C domain-containing protein, which yields MAKDASIQCPNPFCKAPNPDDHVFCDRCQTFIPQHYLWATGGGAEHLAVGTLVADRYRVLAPQVLLDTTPGLLPDLPLEISLKLETYLRLLAHRPRTPQVYGIIRNHDTEPIILLEEGGVYGAHTLSTTGESLAGCVMPELIERWETASHLQQVNWILQLAELWKPLSLVKASATLLQPELIRINGGMVHLLEVLYQPNLEVTLPHLGEFWRELADTSANPKFWISLSDRLIQKEISEFDQLINLLDHEISQTSQSGGRVFITTQTDQGPNRQRNEDSCYPVPGTFTELPLTNSAQSLVLVCDGIGGHEGGNVASNLAIETALETVSKKTISSFDGARRALAKAIRQANDAICARNDQEERTERQRMGTTIVAGLIYGNQLCIAHIGDSRAYRITRQGCYQVTIDDDIASRDVRQGYTLYREAIQHSSSGALTQALGMVPSSLLYPHTKRFVFDEDCIYLLCSDGLSDFDRIEEAWALELLPVLDGKADLTEACQRLLEIANVRNGHDNVTIALLQYQAANQPITEPLTQPPKAESIADQDTAELRSTRVSSRLRTRLVKPSSPSPRPWVLWFLFLSLTLSAVGVAWVLLGGNTGLFSRSSSAPRPDSSLREFSLGQLIKVKPDARSPQGLSLLPQPTKQTAGGIPLKVGEVGAGSILQVLQVETSSDASVEPWVKLKLCSGPGTPNPTSSGSPSPSTSPSPTAKASPASIAPSQQPPSQTSAPAPPAESVLAGVEGWQQAGLLSRATESLPVMPNASIGACTLPPSSPLPPSPQ from the coding sequence ATGGCCAAAGACGCTTCCATCCAATGTCCCAACCCATTCTGTAAAGCGCCCAACCCAGATGATCACGTCTTCTGCGATCGCTGTCAGACGTTTATTCCTCAACACTATCTTTGGGCGACGGGGGGCGGAGCGGAACATTTGGCCGTGGGAACGTTAGTTGCGGATCGCTATCGTGTCCTTGCCCCTCAGGTTTTACTGGACACGACCCCCGGACTGCTGCCAGATCTGCCCCTGGAAATTTCCCTCAAACTGGAAACCTATTTACGACTGCTGGCCCATCGGCCCAGAACCCCCCAAGTCTACGGTATTATCCGCAACCATGACACAGAACCGATTATTCTGCTGGAAGAGGGAGGGGTCTATGGTGCACACACCTTGAGCACCACGGGAGAATCCTTAGCGGGATGCGTCATGCCAGAACTGATTGAGCGCTGGGAAACCGCATCCCATTTACAACAAGTGAATTGGATCCTCCAGTTGGCAGAACTCTGGAAACCCCTCTCTTTAGTCAAAGCTTCGGCTACGCTGTTGCAACCAGAACTGATCAGAATTAACGGGGGAATGGTTCACCTGTTAGAAGTGCTGTACCAGCCCAATCTAGAAGTGACCCTGCCCCACCTGGGAGAATTTTGGCGAGAGCTTGCTGATACCAGTGCCAATCCTAAGTTTTGGATTAGTCTCAGCGATCGTTTGATCCAGAAGGAGATTAGTGAATTTGATCAATTAATTAATCTTCTGGATCACGAGATTAGTCAAACTTCCCAGTCAGGGGGACGTGTTTTCATCACTACCCAAACCGATCAAGGGCCTAATCGCCAACGCAATGAAGATTCCTGCTATCCCGTTCCTGGAACATTTACTGAGTTGCCTTTGACGAATTCTGCCCAATCTTTGGTCTTGGTTTGTGACGGAATTGGTGGCCATGAAGGCGGCAATGTTGCATCCAATTTGGCGATCGAAACGGCTCTAGAAACGGTCAGTAAGAAAACAATTTCCAGTTTTGACGGGGCGAGACGGGCGCTGGCCAAGGCTATCCGCCAAGCCAATGATGCCATCTGTGCTCGGAATGACCAGGAAGAACGGACAGAACGCCAACGCATGGGAACGACGATCGTGGCGGGCTTGATCTATGGCAACCAGCTTTGTATTGCCCACATTGGGGATAGTCGTGCCTATCGGATTACGCGCCAAGGCTGCTACCAAGTCACGATCGATGATGACATTGCATCGCGGGATGTGCGCCAGGGGTATACGCTCTACCGGGAAGCGATTCAACATTCCAGCTCGGGGGCTCTGACCCAAGCCCTTGGCATGGTTCCTTCTTCGCTGCTGTATCCCCACACGAAGCGGTTTGTGTTTGACGAGGATTGTATCTATCTTCTTTGTTCCGATGGGTTAAGTGATTTCGATCGCATTGAAGAAGCTTGGGCGCTGGAGTTACTGCCGGTGCTGGACGGCAAAGCCGACTTGACTGAAGCTTGTCAGCGGTTGCTAGAAATTGCTAATGTTCGCAATGGCCACGACAACGTGACGATAGCGCTACTACAGTATCAAGCTGCCAATCAACCGATAACGGAGCCTCTCACCCAACCCCCTAAGGCAGAATCGATTGCCGATCAGGATACCGCAGAGTTACGATCGACCAGGGTCAGTTCTCGGTTGAGAACCCGGCTAGTCAAGCCTTCTAGCCCCTCCCCTCGCCCTTGGGTGCTCTGGTTTTTGTTTCTGAGTCTAACGCTGTCGGCGGTAGGCGTAGCCTGGGTTTTGCTGGGGGGTAATACAGGACTGTTTTCCCGATCGTCCTCAGCCCCTCGTCCTGACTCTTCCCTGCGGGAATTTTCCCTAGGACAATTGATTAAGGTAAAACCGGATGCCCGATCGCCCCAGGGTCTGTCGCTCTTGCCCCAACCTACTAAACAGACCGCTGGGGGGATTCCCCTGAAAGTTGGGGAGGTAGGAGCGGGATCAATCCTCCAAGTGTTACAGGTTGAAACTTCCAGTGATGCCTCGGTCGAACCGTGGGTTAAGTTAAAGCTCTGTTCAGGGCCAGGGACACCGAATCCCACCAGTTCGGGTTCTCCCAGCCCCTCAACTTCTCCCAGTCCCACGGCCAAAGCTTCGCCTGCATCGATCGCGCCGTCCCAGCAACCCCCATCTCAAACCTCTGCTCCCGCTCCGCCAGCCGAGTCAGTGTTAGCTGGGGTGGAGGGTTGGCAGCAGGCGGGGCTGCTGAGTCGTGCTACGGAGTCCCTGCCGGTGATGCCCAACGCCTCGATCGGCGCTTGTACCCTGCCGCCTTCGTCACCTCTGCCGCCTAGCCCTCAATAG
- a CDS encoding GNAT family N-acetyltransferase translates to MRDSALPQEFIIRPACRRDARSIGQLTRELANLAFSKPASSTARPPVTFVQVYKAFQQIHPHPHPSFQGRAWWGYFGWGVTIAIGLYYLQTLPEPTGVILAWLIFGLSLVMLAILLIPWINWSDYWVIEYQGTVVACAKLYLNPTHSEVYDVFVHPDWRGQGLGAALLQTLIQKATIPIYLASLPTTISFYQKLGFAPIEPWDLEPQLRTRLSINNPKFRYRGLTAMVLTCRG, encoded by the coding sequence ATGCGTGATTCTGCCTTGCCCCAGGAATTTATCATTCGTCCGGCCTGCCGTCGGGATGCGAGATCGATCGGTCAACTCACCCGCGAACTCGCAAACCTCGCCTTCAGCAAACCCGCCAGTTCAACCGCCCGCCCCCCAGTGACCTTTGTCCAAGTTTATAAAGCTTTTCAGCAGATTCACCCCCATCCCCATCCATCATTCCAGGGCAGAGCCTGGTGGGGCTATTTTGGCTGGGGAGTCACGATCGCGATCGGCCTTTACTACCTGCAAACCCTACCTGAACCCACTGGAGTGATCCTAGCTTGGCTGATTTTCGGCCTGAGCCTGGTGATGTTGGCAATCCTTCTGATTCCCTGGATCAACTGGTCAGACTACTGGGTCATTGAATACCAGGGCACTGTGGTGGCCTGCGCCAAACTCTACCTCAATCCAACCCATTCAGAAGTCTACGATGTCTTTGTGCATCCCGATTGGCGCGGTCAGGGGCTGGGGGCTGCGCTGCTGCAAACCCTGATCCAGAAAGCCACAATCCCGATTTACCTTGCCAGTCTGCCCACCACCATTTCGTTTTATCAAAAGCTGGGGTTCGCCCCGATCGAACCTTGGGATTTGGAACCTCAGCTCAGAACCCGTCTCAGCATCAACAATCCCAAGTTTCGCTACCGAGGACTGACTGCCATGGTGCTGACCTGCCGAGGTTAG